Proteins from one Nomia melanderi isolate GNS246 chromosome 3, iyNomMela1, whole genome shotgun sequence genomic window:
- the LOC116429292 gene encoding uncharacterized protein LOC116429292 isoform X1 has translation MEPYQNHNVNDEIYDLRQTSASRSIDSIEFVDNTYEQTKEDRERVLKVFNNHRDTMEYASDSSNESYKEIHRNQIERKTSPAIVVSSAFTIDNILGRHEEKDAEVSSSYNNSEDKDEEQDERDEKAEEIQFIKPTAIPAMHSDMGLYGPTGLSYSEVTFADPSGYSATSFASASLLYNSWFTQTKPGQLFGLQAPKPSGRRSRKPGIDRKPRQAYSAKQLERLEAEFKIDKYLSVSKRMELSKSLNLTEVQIKTWFQNRRTKWKKQLTSRLKIAQRQGLFPPPYFPPTQYPLLPYYTSPLVFGNPTSDDANVNVATISSRPVVSSPDTV, from the exons ATGGAACCTTATCAGAATCACAATGTGAACGATGAGATTTATGATCTTCGGCAAACATCTGCATCACGAAGCATTGACAGTATCGAATTTGTTGATAATACGTATGAACAGACCAAAGAAGATCGCGAAAGAGTCCTGAAGGTTTTTAATAATCATCGAGACACAATGGAATACGCATCCGATTCTAGCAATGAAAGCTACAAGGAGATTCACAGGAATCAAATTGAACGGAAAACTTCACCCGCAATTGTTGTGTCTAGTGCGTTCACGATTGACAATATTCTTGGAAGGCACGAAGAAAAAGATGCGGAAGTGTCATCTAGTTATAATAATTCGGAAGACAAGGACGAGGAGCAGGACGAAAGGGACGAGAAAGCAGAAGAAATACAGTTTATTAAACCAACGGCGATTCCTGCTATGCATTCAG ATATGGGACTATATGGGCCGACGGGTTTGTCATATTCTGAAGTTACATTTGCAGATCCATCTGGATATTCAGCAACATCTTTCGCTTCTGCATCCCTTTTATACAACAGTTGGTTCACTCAAACGAAACCTGGCCAATTGTTTGGTTTGCAAG CGCCTAAACCAAGTGGGAGACGGTCCAGGAAGCCGGGAATCGATCGAAAACCTCGACAAGCATACAGCGCGAAACAATTGGAAAGACTTGAAGCAGAATTCAAG ATTGACAAGTATTTGAGCGTGAGCAAAAGAATGGAACTGTCGAAATCACTGAATCTCACGGAAGTGCAGATTAAGACATGGTTCCAAAATCGGCGTACCAAATGGAAGAAACAACTTACCTCGAGGCTGAAAATTGCTCAGAGACAGGGGCTGTTTCCACCTCCGTATTTCCCACCAACACAGTACCCTCTGTTGCCGTATTACACTTCACCCCTGGTGTTTGGGAATCCAACATCAGATGACGCTAACGTGAACGTGGCAACGATATCGTCACGACCTGTGGTATCGTCTCCAGATACTGTCTGA
- the LOC116429292 gene encoding uncharacterized protein LOC116429292 isoform X2, giving the protein MPPRDWCETKEDRERVLKVFNNHRDTMEYASDSSNESYKEIHRNQIERKTSPAIVVSSAFTIDNILGRHEEKDAEVSSSYNNSEDKDEEQDERDEKAEEIQFIKPTAIPAMHSDMGLYGPTGLSYSEVTFADPSGYSATSFASASLLYNSWFTQTKPGQLFGLQAPKPSGRRSRKPGIDRKPRQAYSAKQLERLEAEFKIDKYLSVSKRMELSKSLNLTEVQIKTWFQNRRTKWKKQLTSRLKIAQRQGLFPPPYFPPTQYPLLPYYTSPLVFGNPTSDDANVNVATISSRPVVSSPDTV; this is encoded by the exons ATGCCACCAAGAGATTGGTGCGAG ACCAAAGAAGATCGCGAAAGAGTCCTGAAGGTTTTTAATAATCATCGAGACACAATGGAATACGCATCCGATTCTAGCAATGAAAGCTACAAGGAGATTCACAGGAATCAAATTGAACGGAAAACTTCACCCGCAATTGTTGTGTCTAGTGCGTTCACGATTGACAATATTCTTGGAAGGCACGAAGAAAAAGATGCGGAAGTGTCATCTAGTTATAATAATTCGGAAGACAAGGACGAGGAGCAGGACGAAAGGGACGAGAAAGCAGAAGAAATACAGTTTATTAAACCAACGGCGATTCCTGCTATGCATTCAG ATATGGGACTATATGGGCCGACGGGTTTGTCATATTCTGAAGTTACATTTGCAGATCCATCTGGATATTCAGCAACATCTTTCGCTTCTGCATCCCTTTTATACAACAGTTGGTTCACTCAAACGAAACCTGGCCAATTGTTTGGTTTGCAAG CGCCTAAACCAAGTGGGAGACGGTCCAGGAAGCCGGGAATCGATCGAAAACCTCGACAAGCATACAGCGCGAAACAATTGGAAAGACTTGAAGCAGAATTCAAG ATTGACAAGTATTTGAGCGTGAGCAAAAGAATGGAACTGTCGAAATCACTGAATCTCACGGAAGTGCAGATTAAGACATGGTTCCAAAATCGGCGTACCAAATGGAAGAAACAACTTACCTCGAGGCTGAAAATTGCTCAGAGACAGGGGCTGTTTCCACCTCCGTATTTCCCACCAACACAGTACCCTCTGTTGCCGTATTACACTTCACCCCTGGTGTTTGGGAATCCAACATCAGATGACGCTAACGTGAACGTGGCAACGATATCGTCACGACCTGTGGTATCGTCTCCAGATACTGTCTGA